A genomic region of Denticeps clupeoides chromosome 9, fDenClu1.1, whole genome shotgun sequence contains the following coding sequences:
- the LOC114796774 gene encoding sentrin-specific protease 7 produces MSDAAEKRLDRGAAPTAPAVAGDASCAAETLCRVPQRRLATARRRSGEQEADCGGDHKLHWTHLTKNGSSKDVPRQNGKVPAGPTQAQERQAICRRDVRVRLTNVLKTEAGCRYLRQSGRGQPTNNHAENSLRIKHSQTQHQTQPHNQPKAADQLDPLHDSKAVRPTKTSQSPNAPRPADPPPPERETSAEESSDCMGSVQFNPIWDEEGSTDGQSRSKSKGRRASLPESGSDAAMREEECLPRESVLRLSGEEQVAGRCDGQAAIKRPRLTGLADDPSPNPRRITDRTASQSSQSEPIVLSSEDETDDETPQQQEEQVDMAVEEKRDGLLADNVDSEESTDQSPLSRLEGAAEGTYEPEFNQHPLEMAFTSLLMAGVRVLAGGTMEVSCDQISFPLKDSVGGNVTVVMPMADLYKYSVLRDEELKESRLVRQGVAPPPSLLLFWVSEKQAHNLINELSIIQPGTRLAEGSRCVCVCLSDTVQRLETTLLGSIIDLVALKMGVAELLVPPPLSSALEMLRSSPHDAPLLQMLDLEQDEAETLATADREPELQPVYTLRHCRTSGRYPVSLATKPGPEWVPYCHRAPPLQVCVCLLIQFPPPPCKGAITVTTEDLECLDSGEFLNDVIIDFYLKYLMVEKAPCSSVERCHVFSSFFYKQLTRKDNANEDNNSTPAPRRRHQRVKTWTRNVDIFNKDFLFVPVNQEAHWYLVVICFPGLQQARTVLRDGVDAMKDCGEENSADHQGDEAGTKDEGGAENNTPTSGRRTASPLDCTEKTCKKRTVCQRPCILIMDSLKVSAHERVHKLLREYLEVEWEVRRGERREFNAELMPGSHCTVPLQDNSSDCGLYLLQFAESFLQDPVVHFDLPLRMERWFPRQQVRRKRDEIRDLVLLLCRYQRSVMGDVCQTEVV; encoded by the exons ATGTCGGACGCTGCGGAGAAGAGGCTGGACCGCGGGGCGGCGCCGACCGCCCCGGCCGTCGCCGGAGACGCGTCCTGCGCG GCGGAGACGCTGTGCAGAGTCCCGCAGCGGCGGCTGGCGACGGCCCGGAGGAGGAGTGGAGAGCAGGAGGCGGACTGCGGCGGCGACCACAAG TTGCACTGGACTCATTTGACGAAAAATGGATCTTCCAAGGACGTTCCCCGTCAGAACGGCAAGGTCCCCGCCGGTCCCACGCAGGCCCAGGAGAGACAGGCGATCTGCAG gcGGGATGTTCGCGTGAGACTAACCAACGTTCTGAAGACAGAAGCTGGGTGCCGGTATTTGCGCcagagtgggcgtggccaacCCACAAACAACCATGCAGAGAACAGTCTAAGAATTAAACACTCGCAGACCCAACACCAGACCCAACCACACAATCAGCCCAAAGCAGCCGATCAGCTGGACCCTCTACACGACTCCAAAGCTGTCAGGCCAACCAAAACCAGCCAGTCACCAAATGCACCAAGGCCAGCTGACCCTCCGCCTCCGGAGCGGGAAACGTCTGCTGAGGAGTCGTCTGACTGTATGGGCTCCGTACagtttaacccaatttgggacGAGGAGGGTTCCACTGACGGGCAGTCAAGAAGCAAG AGTAAGGGCAGGAGGGCGAGTTTGCCGGAGAGCGGCTCGGACGCGGCGATGCGCGAGGAGGAGTGTTTGCCGAGGGAGAGCGTGCTGAGACTCTCGGGGGAGGAGCAAGTTGCGGGACGCTGTGACGGACAAGCGGCGATCAAGCGTCCCCGTCTGACCGGCCTCGCCGACGACCCGAGTCCCAATCCAAGGAGAATAACGGACCGAACCGCGTCCCAGTCCAGCCAGTCAGAGCCCA TCGTTCTTTCCAGTGAAGATGAAACCGACGACGAGACGCCGCAACagcaggaggagcaggtggACATGGCGGTAGAGGAGAAGAGGGACGGCCTTCTTGCTGATAACGTGGACAGTGAAGAGTCCACTGATCAGAGCCCGTTGTCCAGACTGGAAGGAGCCGCAGAGGGAACATATGAACCAGAG TTTAACCAGCACCCGCTGGAAATGGCCTTCACCTCGCTGCTCATGGCCGGTGTCCGGGTCCTGGCCGGGGGGACTATGGAG GTTTCTTGTGACCAGATATCATTTCCTCTGAaag ATTCTGTGGGCGGGAACGTTACCGTTGTCATGCCAATGGCTGACCTGTACAAGTATTCTGTACTGCGTGATGAAGAGCTAAAAGAGAGCAGATTGGTCAGGCAGGGTGTGGCCCCACCCCCCTCGTTGCTCCTCTTTTGGGTGTCAGAGAAACAGGCTCACAATTTGATTaatgagctgtcaatcatccagCCAGGAACACGCCTAG ccgaaggcagcaggtgtgtgtgcgtgtgtttgagtgacACTGTGCAAAGACTGGAAACGACGCTCCTGGGAAGTATCATAGACTTGGTGGCTCTGAAGATGGGCGTGGCAGAGTTACTGGTCCCGCCCCCTTTAAGTTCCGCCCTTGAGATGCTGCGCTCCTCCCCGCATGACGCGCCGCTGCTGCAGATGCTCGACCTGGAGCAGGACGAGGCAGAGACTCTGGCCACTGcagacagg GAACCGGAGCTGCAGCCTGTTTACACTCTCCGTCACTGCAGAACAAGTGGCCGATATCCTGTCTCCCTGGCAACCAAACCTGGTCCTGAGTGGGTCCCATACTGCCATCGTGCCCCCCCCCtgcaggtatgtgtgtgttt GTTAATCCAGTTCCCGCCTCCCCCCTGTAAAGGAGCCATCACCGTGACAACAGAGGACCTGGAGTGTTTAGACAGTGGGGAGTTCCTCAACGACGTCATCATCGACTTCTACCTCAA gtatctCATGGTGGAGAAAGCTCCTTGTTCTTCTGTAGAGCGGTGTCATGTCTTCAGCAGCTTCTTCTATAAGCAGCTCACTCGCAAAGACAACGCCAACGAGGACAACAACAGCACACC AGCCCCACGCAGGAGGCACCAGCGGGTGAAGACGTGGACGCGGAACGTGGACATCTTCAACaaggacttcctgtttgtccCTGTTAACCAGGA GGCCCACTGGTACTTGGTGGTGATCTGCTTCCCGGGGCTGCAGCAGGCACGGACGGTGCTGCGGGACGGAGTGGACGCCATGAAGGACTGTGGGGAGGAGAACTCGGCGGACCACCAGGGTGATGAGGCCGGCACCAAAGATGAGGGTGGAGCTGAAAACAACACGCCCACATCGGGTAGACGAACGGCGTCGCCtctg GATTGCACTGAAAAGACCTGCAAGAAGAGAACAGTCTGCCAGag GCCCTGTATTCTCATCATGGATTCCTTGAAGGTCTCTGCCCACGAGCGTGTCCACAAACTGTTACGAGA gtatCTGGAGGTGGAAtgggaggtgagaagaggagagagacgCGAGTTTAATGCCGAGTTGATGCCAGGTTCCCACTGCACCGTCCCGCTACAGGACAACAGCAGCGACTGTGGCCTCTACCTGCTCCAGTTTGCAGAGAGCTTTctacag GACCCGGTTGTCCACTTTGACCTACCACTGAGGATGGAGCGGTGGTTTCCACGGCAACAAGTGCGTCGGAAACGGGACGAGATACGGGACCTGGTTCTGCTCTTATGTCGTTACCAAAGAAGCGTCATGGGCGATGTTTGTCAAACGGAGGTTGTTTGA
- the LOC114797436 gene encoding cyclic AMP receptor-like protein A, which translates to MDDGNAAAAAAAGNNVSSRCSFVGADPGDVRCALILMVKRATGTFSVIGCLFMLFVIWLLRRYNSLAQKMIASLTVAAFFDSVAYVMGDSHPEGTLCSFQAWWLTYFDWSALAWVCLITLNLYLNLVREIRTESYETLYHFLAWGVPLIMSCLPLFLGYYGPAGAWCWITDNRVAWRFGIWYIPLFTLIFLMICCYARIICVANRRMQSWFGTFNPERERRKVALIEEVGPLKWYPSVYLLVSLFPLINRLHNAVYPGSPVFSLTLLHVLSAPLHGLANACVFSLDAWSQLRTTGLKLALTSRFCDHTRIGEYHPANVRYTHDLDTHSESDEEDSNILFYSPNMTLKDRGP; encoded by the exons ATGGACGATGGgaacgcggcggcggcggcggcggcgggtaACAACGTCAGCTCTCGCTGCTCGTTCGTCGGCGCGGACCCCGGCGACGTCCGATGC GCGCTGATCTTGATGGTGAAAAGGGCCACGGGGACGTTCTCCGTGATCGGATG ccTGTTTATGCTGTTTGTTATCTGGCTGTTGCGCAGATATAACTCCCTGGCACAG AAGATGATTGCCAGCCTGACGGTGGCAGCGTTCTTTGACAGTGTTGCGTATGTCATG GGAGACTCTCATCCAGAAGGAACCCTGTGTAGTTTCCAAGCCTGGTGGCTGAcatattttg ACTGGAGCGCCCTGGCCTGGGTGTGTCTGATCACACTGAACCTCTACCTCAACCTGGTCCGAGAGATCAGAACCGAGAGCTATGAGAC ACTCTACCATTTCCTGGCATGGGGGGTTCCTTTGATCATGTCGTGCCTCCCCCTCTTCCTGGGCTACTATGGTCCGGCTGGAGCATGGTG CTGGATCACAGATAACCGTGTGGCCTGGAGATTCGGAAT TTGGTACATTCCGCTCTTCACCCTCATCTTCCTCATGATCTGCTGCTACGCCCGCATCATCTGTGTGGCCAATCGGAGG ATGCAGTCCTGGTTCGGCACCTTCAACCCTGAGAGGGAAAGAAGaaag GTAGCTCTGATCGAGGAGGTCGGTCCTCTGAAATGGTATCCATCCGTGTATCTGCTGGTGTCCCTCTTCCCACTTATAAACCG CCTGCATAACGCAGTTTACCCAGGTTCTCCCGTCTTCTCCCTGACTCTTCTGCACGTGCTCAGTGCACCGCTGCATGGCCTGGCCAACGCGTGTGTGTTCAGCTTGGATGCCTGGAGCCAGCTCAGGACAACGGGGCTGAAG cTGGCTCTCACTTCTCGGTTTTGTGACCACACCCGAATCGGGGAGTACCACCCCGCCAACGTACGCTACACACACGACTTGGACACACACTCTGAGTCGGACGAAGAAGACAGCAACATCCTGTTCTATAGCCCCAACATGACCCTGAAGGACAGGGGACcctga
- the mid1ip1a gene encoding mid1-interacting protein 1A — MQICESHAQKNSLLNAMNRFIGAVNNMDQTVMVPSLLRDVPVEPDGAPEPGRYLRDAEADMFSYYQQLKAIRNDIEWGVVQRGSASSAAGDREPKERDAEAATAADGGGAPDPDLEQLFRFHLRGLHGVLSKLTLQANDLTNRYKQEIGIAGWGH, encoded by the coding sequence ATGCAGATCTGCGAGTCCCACGCCCAGAAGAACTCCCTGCTGAACGCCATGAACCGCTTCATCGGCGCCGTCAACAACATGGACCAGACGGTGATGGTGCCCAGCCTGCTGCGCGACGTGCCGGTGGAGCCCGACGGCGCGCCCGAGCCGGGCCGCTACCTGCGCGACGCCGAGGCCGACATGTTCAGCTACTACCAGCAGCTGAAGGCCATCCGCAACGACATCGAGTGGGGCGTCGTGCAGCgcggctccgcctcctccgccgccgGCGACCGGGAGCCCAAGGAGCGGGACGCCGAGGCGGCGACGGCGGCcgacggcggcggcgcgccGGACCCCGACCTGGAGCAGCTCTTCCGCTTCCACCTGCGGGGCCTGCACGGCGTGCTGTCCAAGCTGACGCTGCAGGCCAACGACCTGACCAACCGCTACAAGCAGGAGATCGGCATCGCCGGCTGGGGacactga